One genomic window of Candidatus Omnitrophota bacterium includes the following:
- a CDS encoding PD-(D/E)XK nuclease family protein, producing MLKKVSKDEDQLSAAFGFLLKEDSEILRHFLSKLGIQLNKQELKRVDIETLVPYVFKSKTSIIDLQLEIPGKYLIFLESKIVPTKTERIIAQIKPYNDILRHKEDGYEGGTHLVYVAKDSIDKRQIDSIQRSLCRSANEFEFFSWENLLALVVSCKRKNRRLIELFSDYIGDAMHSKKVINEQKIKNISDVLVVFTNPAFWQMTLQRNIVVQSRSGPDARYIAFLRTHLPRERSGITHIAEVDYTELRPRNEMFEKVDKETRCQLEQHMKARDIDLEGLHKAYILKPGSLKKLHHKIDHYGSGPMVKFSAKMGDLLCAKTTKDIKKGKKV from the coding sequence TTGCTAAAGAAAGTAAGCAAAGACGAAGATCAGCTTTCCGCGGCTTTTGGTTTTTTGCTTAAAGAGGATAGTGAGATTCTGCGTCATTTCTTAAGCAAATTAGGGATTCAGCTTAATAAACAGGAACTAAAAAGAGTTGATATCGAAACGCTAGTTCCATATGTGTTTAAATCAAAAACTAGTATTATTGATCTCCAGTTAGAGATACCGGGCAAATATCTTATTTTTCTTGAGTCGAAAATAGTTCCAACCAAGACCGAGAGAATCATAGCTCAAATTAAGCCTTATAACGATATTCTCAGGCATAAAGAAGATGGGTACGAAGGCGGTACGCACTTAGTATATGTGGCGAAGGATTCGATAGATAAGCGGCAAATAGATAGCATACAAAGAAGCTTGTGTAGAAGCGCTAATGAATTTGAATTCTTTTCATGGGAAAATCTGTTAGCGCTAGTGGTGAGTTGTAAAAGAAAAAATAGGCGACTAATAGAATTATTTAGTGATTACATAGGAGACGCTATGCATAGTAAAAAAGTTATAAATGAGCAAAAAATCAAAAACATATCAGACGTTCTCGTCGTATTTACAAATCCCGCATTCTGGCAAATGACTCTCCAAAGAAATATAGTAGTGCAAAGCCGAAGTGGTCCTGATGCTCGCTACATAGCATTCCTTAGAACGCATTTACCTCGGGAAAGAAGCGGGATTACACATATAGCCGAAGTTGATTATACAGAATTAAGGCCAAGAAATGAGATGTTTGAAAAGGTAGACAAGGAAACAAGGTGTCAACTCGAGCAGCATATGAAAGCTCGAGATATCGATCTTGAAGGCCTACACAAAGCTTATATCCTAAAGCCAGGCTCATTAAAAAAGCTGCATCATAAAATTGATCATTACGGATCGGGGCCAATGGTTAAGTTTAGCGCAAAGATGGGTGACTTACTATGCGCGAAAACCACCAAAGATATCAAAAAAGGTAAAAAAGTATAA
- a CDS encoding mechanosensitive ion channel domain-containing protein, with amino-acid sequence MQATLDKVYGYIIQYGLSLLAAILIFVIGKWVAKIVAGLIEKTMQKSKVETTLASFAKNMIYYAILIFVIIAALGKLGIQTSSFVAIIGAAGLAVGLALQGSLANFAAGVMIIMFEPFKAGDAIEAGGASGTVKEIQIFSTILTAEDKKIIVPNSKITGDKIVVHKK; translated from the coding sequence ATGCAGGCAACGTTAGATAAGGTATATGGCTATATAATACAGTATGGCTTAAGCTTATTAGCGGCCATATTGATCTTTGTGATCGGTAAATGGGTCGCTAAAATTGTCGCCGGCCTTATCGAGAAAACGATGCAGAAATCAAAGGTGGAAACTACCCTCGCCTCGTTTGCAAAAAATATGATTTACTATGCAATACTGATATTTGTGATAATTGCCGCTCTCGGCAAGCTCGGTATACAGACTAGTTCCTTTGTCGCAATTATCGGCGCGGCAGGCTTGGCTGTAGGTTTGGCGCTTCAGGGATCACTTGCGAATTTTGCGGCGGGAGTTATGATCATCATGTTTGAACCATTTAAAGCGGGCGATGCTATAGAAGCAGGAGGGGCAAGTGGTACGGTCAAGGAGATTCAGATATTCAGCACGATCCTGACAGCCGAAGATAAGAAGATCATCGTGCCGAATTCCAAAATTACCGGCGATAAGATAGTAGTACACAAAAAATAA
- a CDS encoding PLD nuclease N-terminal domain-containing protein, with protein sequence MGALIGLVVLVLDIIAIVDVAKSSVDTGKKALWIILVLVLPVIGMVLYFLIGKKK encoded by the coding sequence ATGGGGGCATTGATAGGGCTTGTTGTATTGGTATTGGATATTATTGCTATCGTTGATGTCGCGAAGAGCTCCGTAGATACAGGGAAAAAAGCGTTATGGATCATATTGGTGCTCGTATTGCCTGTTATAGGCATGGTCCTCTACTTCCTGATCGGAAAGAAGAAATAG